A single Xiphias gladius isolate SHS-SW01 ecotype Sanya breed wild chromosome 18, ASM1685928v1, whole genome shotgun sequence DNA region contains:
- the ngfa gene encoding neurotrophin-7, which produces MRSSPLVLLLLIGVQAALNMGGGLARSAGAASHKAGQQTAANHRAGWQQLAAGDHLSEHHSLQEHHRTSHHRTKKHHRAASHTQDRSAVAMHSTSDSPPDPSIPVVDPKLFSKRRYRSSPRVVFSEVPPSHDALEGEGYDIEGVRGGRVRRRAGSHNMHRGEYSVCDSINTWVGNLTRATDIAGNEVTVLPYVTINNVVKKQFFYETTCRYPTHRGSGNANGGRPGGRGGKQGTKSGNSGCLGIDSRYWNSYCTNTHIFVSALTISEERTAWRFIRINAACVCVLSQKSWAGRPRH; this is translated from the coding sequence ATGAGGTCGTCACCACTGGTCCTTCTCCTCCTGATCGGCGTCCAGGCTGCACTGAACATGGGAGGTGGATTAGCCCGGAGTGCCGGGGCAGCCAGCCACAAAGCAGGACAGCAGACggcagccaatcacagagcagGATGgcagcagctagcagcaggGGACCACCTTTCTGAACACCATTCCTTACAGGAGCACCATAGGACCAGCCACCACAGGACCAAGAAGCACCATCGGGCAGCTTCACACACCCAGGATAGGAGCGCTGTTGCCATGCACTCTACGTCAGATTCCCCTCCCGACCCCTCCATCCCAGTGGTGGACCCCAAGCTCTTCTCCAAGAGACGTTACCGCTCCTCGCCCCGCGTTGTCTTCAGCGAGGTGCCCCCATCACATGATGCCCTGGAAGGTGAGGGCTATGACATTGAAGGGGTGAGGGGGGGGAGGGTAAGACGCAGAGCAGGATCGCACAACATGCACCGAGGAGAGTACTCAGTATGTGACAGCATAAATACCTGGGTGGGCAACCTGACACGAGCCACAGACATAGCTGGGAATGAGGTGACAGTCCTGCCTTACGTTACAATCAACAATGTGGTGAAGAAACAGTTCTTCTATGAGACCACCTGCCGATACCCAACGCACAGAGGCTCCGGGAATGCGAACGGGGGAAGGCCGGGGGGACGAGGTGGCAAACAGGGCACCAAATCAGGCAACTCGGGCTGTCTCGGCATCGATAGTCGCTACTGGAACTCCTactgcaccaacacacacatattcgTAAGCGCCCTGACCATCTCCGAGGAACGGACAGCCTGGCGTTTCATCCGCATCAacgctgcatgtgtgtgtgttctcagtcAGAAGTCTTGGGCAGGACGACCGAGGCACTGA